Proteins found in one Brachyspira murdochii DSM 12563 genomic segment:
- a CDS encoding Rossmann-fold NAD(P)-binding domain-containing protein — translation MNKCLIGYTGFVGSNILLKSDFEFKYNSKNINDIKNKKFDLLICSSIPADMQLANTNPEKDLSNIKELLNILSTVKANKAVLISTIAVYPQPAIYDENSNDFISDSDYGKNRKIAEDEFANIFNNSHIIRLPALFGRNLKKNFIYDIINPEPAFFTEKKIETIKDKIVFSKRYYKFDLEKKRYVFDKNSAIEDKVLNIIRKELFDINETSLQFTNSESTFQFYNLDNLYSDILKSIEYNIYRLNICSAPISARDLMKNIFNKEFISNNAKLYNYNMKSIYADKWENDKQYLYSEKNIYDDLREFFKLNGVL, via the coding sequence ATGAATAAGTGTTTAATAGGTTATACAGGTTTTGTAGGAAGTAACATATTGCTTAAATCAGATTTTGAATTCAAATATAATTCAAAAAATATAAATGATATTAAAAATAAAAAATTTGATTTATTAATCTGTTCATCAATACCAGCCGATATGCAGCTTGCTAATACTAATCCAGAAAAAGATTTATCAAATATTAAAGAATTACTAAATATATTAAGCACTGTAAAAGCTAATAAAGCTGTATTAATATCAACTATAGCAGTATATCCTCAGCCTGCTATTTATGATGAAAATAGTAATGATTTTATTAGTGATTCTGATTACGGAAAAAATAGAAAAATAGCAGAAGATGAATTTGCTAATATTTTTAATAATTCTCATATAATAAGATTGCCTGCATTATTTGGTAGAAATTTAAAAAAGAATTTTATATATGATATAATAAATCCTGAGCCAGCATTTTTTACAGAAAAAAAAATTGAAACAATAAAAGATAAGATAGTTTTTTCAAAAAGATATTATAAATTTGACTTAGAAAAAAAGAGATATGTATTTGATAAAAATAGTGCAATTGAAGATAAGGTATTAAATATAATAAGAAAAGAGTTATTTGATATCAATGAAACATCATTGCAATTTACTAATTCTGAAAGCACTTTTCAATTTTACAATTTAGATAATTTGTATAGTGATATATTAAAATCAATAGAATATAATATTTATAGGCTTAATATATGTTCTGCCCCTATTTCAGCAAGAGATCTTATGAAAAATATTTTTAATAAAGAATTTATTTCCAACAATGCAAAATTATATAATTATAATATGAAAAGTATATATGCTGATAAATGGGAAAATGATAAACAGTATTTATACAGTGAAAAAAATATATATGATGATTTAAGAGAATTTTTTAAATTAAATGGAGTATTATGA
- a CDS encoding sugar phosphate isomerase/epimerase family protein has translation MMKLCISALAWNIKNKDKVYNFLSKKGIKFIEIVPFKISKLGLYDEYNNYIKLKREWENFGLQAVSMQSLHFGLSNCSLFNSEIERKKLYEYTLKSIEIASTCGIEHIVFGSPKLRVIPYNMPYDKANDIALEFFTKLNDDAIKYNVVIGLEPNSKEYGTNFLTNTKDTFDFIKKINLKNIKINLDLSTIILENENISQSIDLVNSLNYSFHCHISIPYLKNNYVDYKNNLIEYFSKLKNSRVNHCSIETVINNDSEIENINIINKIIDFIESI, from the coding sequence ATGATGAAATTATGTATATCTGCTTTAGCTTGGAATATAAAAAATAAAGACAAGGTTTATAATTTTTTATCGAAAAAAGGAATAAAATTTATAGAAATAGTACCGTTTAAAATATCAAAATTAGGTTTATATGATGAGTACAATAATTATATTAAATTAAAAAGAGAATGGGAAAATTTTGGATTACAAGCCGTCTCTATGCAAAGTTTGCATTTTGGATTAAGTAATTGTTCATTATTCAATTCTGAAATTGAAAGAAAAAAACTATATGAATATACATTAAAGTCTATAGAGATTGCTTCTACATGTGGTATAGAGCATATAGTATTTGGTTCTCCAAAATTGAGAGTTATTCCTTATAATATGCCCTATGATAAAGCTAATGATATAGCTTTGGAATTCTTTACAAAATTAAATGATGATGCTATTAAATATAATGTTGTAATTGGTTTAGAGCCTAATTCTAAAGAATATGGTACTAATTTTTTAACTAATACTAAAGATACATTTGATTTTATCAAAAAAATAAATTTAAAAAATATAAAAATAAATTTAGATTTAAGTACTATAATTTTAGAAAATGAAAATATATCACAATCCATAGATTTAGTAAATTCATTGAATTATAGCTTTCATTGTCATATAAGCATACCTTATTTAAAAAATAATTATGTAGATTATAAAAATAATTTAATAGAATATTTTTCAAAATTAAAAAATTCTAGAGTTAATCACTGTTCAATAGAAACTGTAATAAATAATGATAGTGAGATAGAAAATATTAATATTATAAATAAAATAATTGATTTTATAGAATCAATATAA
- a CDS encoding glycosyltransferase family 2 protein, whose protein sequence is MLREIPYYKIEEFFNKKHKYCVGIPLLNEGERIQKELKSMLDNDIPNIADIIIFDGGSNDGSTNEDFLKSVNVRTLLIKTGEGKQGAQFRMGFDYILNQGYEGIITIDGNNKDGVEYIKDFIKKLEEGYDFIQGSRFIKGGIHKNTPISRYLAVKLVHAPWISFMSGFKYTDTTSAYRGISKKLLLDENINIFRNIFSGYELLFYMSVMAPKLNYKVCEIPVSRIYPKNIKTPTKITFSGNFNIIKTLYKIHMGFYNIIIK, encoded by the coding sequence ATGTTGAGAGAAATACCCTATTATAAAATAGAAGAATTTTTTAATAAAAAACATAAATATTGTGTAGGTATTCCATTATTGAATGAGGGTGAAAGAATACAAAAAGAATTGAAATCTATGTTAGATAATGATATACCAAATATAGCAGATATTATTATATTTGATGGCGGCAGTAATGACGGATCTACTAATGAAGATTTTCTAAAAAGTGTAAATGTAAGAACTCTTCTTATAAAAACTGGTGAAGGAAAACAAGGAGCACAGTTTAGGATGGGATTTGATTATATTTTAAATCAAGGATATGAAGGTATAATAACTATAGATGGAAATAATAAAGATGGGGTGGAATATATAAAAGATTTTATTAAAAAATTAGAAGAAGGATATGATTTTATACAAGGTTCAAGATTTATAAAAGGAGGTATTCATAAAAATACACCAATATCAAGATATTTAGCTGTTAAATTAGTGCATGCTCCTTGGATTAGTTTTATGTCAGGTTTTAAATATACTGACACTACATCAGCATACAGAGGTATTTCTAAAAAATTATTATTAGATGAAAATATTAATATATTTAGAAATATATTTTCAGGATATGAATTATTATTTTATATGTCTGTAATGGCACCAAAATTAAATTATAAAGTTTGTGAAATTCCTGTATCAAGGATATACCCTAAAAATATTAAAACTCCTACAAAAATAACTTTTTCAGGTAATTTTAATATCATTAAAACTTTATATAAAATACATATGGGTTTTTATAATATTATAATAAAATAG